In the genome of Harmonia axyridis chromosome 4, icHarAxyr1.1, whole genome shotgun sequence, the window ACTGGTTGTTTGGAAGGAGTTTGATAACTAGGTATAGATGGACGGATTGTTGGTGTTATGCTCGTTTGTGTGAAAGTTACACTAGGAGGTTTGTAACTCGGAAATGCAGGAGAAGGTTTTTTTGTTTGTGTTTCAATGAATGGCTTGTTAGGTTTTTCGTAGACATATCCAGTGGAAGGCTTATCGACAATCACCACTTTCGGTGGAGACGATGGGAATTGAGGCCTTGAAGGAGAAACAGGTTTAGGAGTATAACTAGGAAATTGATATGATGGGGTTTGAGGAGCAGATGTTGGGCGCAAAAATGATGGTTTTGGTGTTGAGCTCTGGGAAGGCTGGAAACTAGGTTCAGAAGGGAAAGAACTTGGTTTTTGAGGGGTGAAGGAAGGTTTCGAAGGAATTTGGGAGCTTGGAATTTGTGGAACATATGATGGTTTTGATGGAATAGAACTGGGTCTCTGGGGAGGTTGGTAGCTTGGAATTTGTGGGGCAGGTGATGGTTTTTGAGGATACTGATAACTTGGAATTTGTGGGACTGGAGATGGTTTTTGTGGAGGCTGATAACTTGGAATTTGTGGGACAGGTGATGGTTTTTGTGGCACATAACTAGGTTTTTGAGGAGGTTGATAGCTTGGAATTTGTGGAAACGGTGATGGTTTTTGTGGAAACGGTGATGGtttttgtggaacaaaactAGGCTTTTGAGGAGGCTGGTAGCTAGGTATTTGCGGGGCTGGTGATGGTTTCTGGGGATACTGATAACTTGGAATCTGTGGGGCAGGTGATGGTTTAGAGGGAACAAAACTAGGCTTCTGAGGAGGCTGGTAGCTAGGTATTTGAGGGGCTGGTGATGGtttttgtggaacaaaactGGGCCTTTGGGGAGGTTGGTAGCTGGGTATTTGCGGGGCTGGTGATGGTTTTTGAGGATACTGATAGCTTGGAATTTGTGGGGAAGGTGATGGtttttgtggaacaaaactAGGCTTTTGAGGAGGCTGGTAGTTAGGTATTTGCGGAGCTGGAGATGGTTTTTGTGGAATAAAACTGGGTTTTTGGGGAGGCAGGTATCCTGGAATTTGTGGTACTGGTGATGGTTTTTGAGGCACATAACTAGGTTTTTGAGGAGGTTGATAGCTTGGTATTTGTGGAGCTGGTGATGGTTTCAATGGAACGAAACTGGGTTTTTCAGGAGGTTGATAGCTTGGACGTTGTGGGACAGGTGATGGtttttgtggaacaaaactGGGTTTTTGAGGAGGTTGATAGCTTGGAATTTGTGGAGCTGGTGATGGTTTCAATGGAACGAAACTAGGTTTTTCAGGAGGTTGATAGCTTGGACGTTGTGGGACAGGTGAAGGtttttgtggaacaaaactGGGTTTTTGAGGAGGTTGATAGCTTGGAATTTGTGGAGCTGGTGATGGTTTCAATGGAACGAAACTAGGTTTTTGAGGAGGCTGATAGCTTGGAAATTGTGGAGCTGGGAATGGTTTTTGAGGCACATAACTAGGTTTTTGAGGAGGTTGATAGCTCGGAATTTGTGGAACAGGTGATGGtttttgtggaacaaaactGGGTTTCTGAGGAGGCTGATAGCTTGGAATTTGTGGGGCTGGGGATGGTTTTTGAGGCACATAACTAGGTTTTTGAGGAGGTTGATAGCTTGGAATTTGTGGGGCTGGGGATGGTTTTTGTGGATTCTGATAACTTGGAATTTGTGGGGCTGGTGATGGtttttgtggaacaaaactGGGTTTCTGAGGAGGCTGATAGCTTGGAATTTGTGGGGCTGGGGATGGTTTTTGTGGATACTGATAACTTGGAATTTGTGGGGCTGGTGATGGTTTTGGTTGAACAAAACTGGGTTTTTGTGGAGGCTGGTAGCTTGGAATCTGTGGCGCAGGTAATGGTTTTGAAGGAACTAAACTAGGCTTCTGGGGTGTTACAGTTGGTATATTTGGAGTGAAAGATGGTTTATAAGAAGGTTGCTGATATGAAGGTGTTTGGGAAGGACGGTAACTTGGTATCTGTGATGGTGGACGATACGCTGGTGGTGGGAATGGAGGAGTTTTAGAGGGCTGATAACTTGGTATCTGAGGAGTTATACTAGGGATTTGAGGTGATGGAGGCTTTGGAGTAGGTTTATAGGTTTGAGATGGCCCTTCAATGAAGGGTTTATTTGGTTTCTCGTATATATATCCGGTTGGTTCTTTTGGTGGAGATGGGGGACGTTGTGGATACGTGGGCGGTTGAGGTTTGAATGATGGATAATTAACGCTTGGCCTAGAAGGAGTAAATTCGGGTTTTTCAGGTGTTGGTCTAAAGGGTACATTAGGTCTTGGAAAACTAGGAGTCACTGTTGGAAATTCTAAAGGTTTTTGTGGCTCAGGAGTTTGTGGTTGAGAAGGTTTATATTGTGGTTGAGAAGGTTTATATTGTGGTTGAGAAGGTTTATATTGTGGTTGGGAAGGTTTATATTGTGGTTGGGAAGGTTTATATTGTGGTTGAGAAGGTTGATATTGTGGTTGAGAAGGTTTATATTGTGGTTGAGAAGGTTTATATTGTGGTTGAGAAGGTTTATATTGTGGTTGAGAAGGTTTATATTGTGATTCGATTGGAGGTTGATAACTTGGCTTGAACGGTTTTGGAGTAACATTTGTTATAGATGGTATTCCCGCAGGTACGGTAGGCCGAGTAACTTCAACTGAAGGACGTAGTGGTCCAGTTGGTTTATATTGTGGTTGTTGTGGTTTGGGGAAGTCCGGATAGCTTGGTTTATAGGAGGGTACTTGAGGTGGTTTATATTGAGGGCGCGTTGGTTCAGGTTTCTGAGGAAAAGAAGGAACAAAAGTAGGCTTTTCAGGTATACTCGAAGGTTGTGAAGGTGTTGGACGATAGGCTGGTAATTGTGGAGAAGGAGTTGTATCCGGACGATAGCTTGGTCTCAACGGAAAAGTTGCTGGTGTACTACCAAAAGGAATTTTTGGCTTTTCATAAATATATCCCGTTGAACTGGGTGTAGGTCTATAAACTGGGACCGTTACAGGTTTTGAAGTAGGTTGATAAGCAGGAACAGATGTAATTGGTTTCTGTGGTATATTCAATGGTTTTGAAGTTACCGGAAGTTGTGGAGCAGGCGTTGGGCGATAAAATGGTTGCTGGGGAGAAGGTGTTTGAATTGATGGATAAGTTGATATCGCAGGGATTCTACTAGGCTTAAATGGTGCTCCTGTTGGTGTTTGTGGAGCAATTGTAGGTCTATAGAATGGTGACTGAGGGGCTGGTGTTTGAGGAGGGCGATAACTAGGTCTTTGAGTGACTACAGGAGTTTCTTGAGGTTTATAACTTGGTACAAAGGGAGCTTTCGTTGGTCCTTGAGGTTGCGTGGGTTTGATAATAGATATTCCAGGTGACTGACCACTTGGTTCATACGATGGAGATTGTGGTTCTACAGGCTTGAAAATGGGGCGCGATGGAACTACACTTGGTTTATCTGAAATAGATGGAATAGTTTGCGGGAACGGTTTCGCCGGTTTTTCATAAACATATCCACCAGTAGGTCTTCCTGTCGGCCTTTTCTGAGGTTGCGGTAAGCCAGGTTTCAATGGACTAGGTGTAAATGGCTCTCTTGAGGCTGGTATACTTGGAACAGGTGATGGTCGATACGATGGCACCTGTGGTGCTGGTGTTTGATAACTTGGGAAACTTGGCTTATAAGTTACTTGTTGTGGAGGTTTGTACGCAGGTGCTACTGTCGGTTGAACGGGAGTTTTGGATGGCTGATAGGTCGGTAATTTTTGAGGAAACTTAGGTTTACTTGTTGTGGGAATTTTTGGTCTTTGAGTCTGCACAGGACCTTCATCAAAAGGTATTTTAGGCTTGTTATATACATATCCATCTCGACTACTGAACTGGAAGGAGTTAACTGGAGACGCATACCCTCCTTGTAAAATTTCATTGTCTTTTGATATATCTTCTTGTCCaatttcattttggaaatttgGTTGTCGGTTACTTGATGCTTTAGAAGAAACAATTCTTCTTCCAAATTGACCTTCAGCATTGAAATCTCCAGTATTTTCATCTATGGCACTCGAATCTAGAGTTATGACAGGTATTCTATACGCATTTAAATCTTTTTGGTTATTCAGTTCATTATCGAAATTTGTCCTTAGTTCAGCGTTTCCATTGGAAATACTGTCTAACTTTCGACTTTCGAAGATACTATTATTTTCATCGAAGGAAATCGCCGGCTTGTCGGCAAAATAACCATCCTGTCTTCTTATTCTATTGGTTTCTTGGTCGGCCAAAACTAAGGTCGTCAccaataaaatatatatcatgtatttctgaaacaaagaatagtgttgaaaaaaatgttatattgATAACTGATATTTGAGTGCGGAAATAATATTCATTGCAATGTATTAACTTAATCGCTTAACTATATCAGAAATCTCACCACCAGTGGCGTCGCTTATAACCATTGCCTTGGGGCAAATAAAAAATTGGTCCCAATATGGTTTGATTCCTTCATATAGAAATGATCAGAGTCTGAGAGCCTCTTTATTGTTAAGAACCTGATGCATAGCAGCACCTTGGCTACATCCTTGGTTATCTGATTCgttttaaataaatttgatcAAAAGACGATatacttattaggtgtacaactttgctaccgccgttttgcaatagatggctctaATGATAAGTGATAGACga includes:
- the LOC123677894 gene encoding mucin-2-like encodes the protein MIYILLVTTLVLADQETNRIRRQDGYFADKPAISFDENNSIFESRKLDSISNGNAELRTNFDNELNNQKDLNAYRIPVITLDSSAIDENTGDFNAEGQFGRRIVSSKASSNRQPNFQNEIGQEDISKDNEILQGGYASPVNSFQFSSRDGYVYNKPKIPFDEGPVQTQRPKIPTTSKPKFPQKLPTYQPSKTPVQPTVAPAYKPPQQVTYKPSFPSYQTPAPQVPSYRPSPVPSIPASREPFTPSPLKPGLPQPQKRPTGRPTGGYVYEKPAKPFPQTIPSISDKPSVVPSRPIFKPVEPQSPSYEPSGQSPGISIIKPTQPQGPTKAPFVPSYKPQETPVVTQRPSYRPPQTPAPQSPFYRPTIAPQTPTGAPFKPSRIPAISTYPSIQTPSPQQPFYRPTPAPQLPVTSKPLNIPQKPITSVPAYQPTSKPVTVPVYRPTPSSTGYIYEKPKIPFGSTPATFPLRPSYRPDTTPSPQLPAYRPTPSQPSSIPEKPTFVPSFPQKPEPTRPQYKPPQVPSYKPSYPDFPKPQQPQYKPTGPLRPSVEVTRPTVPAGIPSITNVTPKPFKPSYQPPIESQYKPSQPQYKPSQPQYKPSQPQYKPSQPQYQPSQPQYKPSQPQYKPSQPQYKPSQPQYKPSQPQYKPSQPQTPEPQKPLEFPTVTPSFPRPNVPFRPTPEKPEFTPSRPSVNYPSFKPQPPTYPQRPPSPPKEPTGYIYEKPNKPFIEGPSQTYKPTPKPPSPQIPSITPQIPSYQPSKTPPFPPPAYRPPSQIPSYRPSQTPSYQQPSYKPSFTPNIPTVTPQKPSLVPSKPLPAPQIPSYQPPQKPSFVQPKPSPAPQIPSYQYPQKPSPAPQIPSYQPPQKPSFVPQKPSPAPQIPSYQNPQKPSPAPQIPSYQPPQKPSYVPQKPSPAPQIPSYQPPQKPSFVPQKPSPVPQIPSYQPPQKPSYVPQKPFPAPQFPSYQPPQKPSFVPQKPSPFPQIPSYQPPQKPSYVPQKPSPVPQIPSYQPPQKPSPVPQIPSYQYPQKPSPAPQIPSYQPPQRPSSIPSKPSYVPQIPSSQIPSKPSFTPQKPSSFPSEPSFQPSQSSTPKPSFLRPTSAPQTPSYQFPSYTPKPVSPSRPQFPSSPPKVVIVDKPSTGYVYEKPNKPFIETQTKKPSPAFPSYKPPSVTFTQTSITPTIRPSIPSYQTPSKQPVKVPLKPSYQTPSFSTPQTPIYRPIQSPEKPVFQPSVPQQPFQPGVYKPSQPQRPPSPGYVYEKPKQPIGNIPSYKPSILPQQPSYRPPQVTTTVPIYQTPSLQPVKPIYRPAPVSQKPVFPPSSFDRPSIAPQPFQPGIYKPTQPQRPPSTGYVYEKPKRPVENIPSSYRPSIVPQQPGYKPAPTVVTQRPAYRPSPVPQFPKPSSPLPPRTPSPQPLPQFPSYQPSKKPVSPPSFSIPSQPPINIYPEVTQRPQQTFTSGISRPSSPLFTSKPAYTQVFTSYPAVTLRPNEKTEYEGPGYIPPLKVPTVKPPSYTFKPIPSVTTSKPFTYSPKPVGPVVSPQKPFTYSPSSYKPSVSTTFKPFSPSFPVQKQTTSPPIYKPFTNLPSTYKPYVPISSTLRPVSLEPSTYKPFSTFSSTEKPLTSQKPFTYGPTFKPSIQPFTFVSSTQKPATSKPFTYGPSFQPVQSTTSKPFTFVSSTQKPATSKPFTYGPSFQPVQSTTSKPFTFVSSTKKPATSKPFTYGPSFQPVQSTTSKPFTYKPYQPVTSTPRPQFPTFSSTTPPRDTFKPFVTSTIRPSTTQEDRHYLPPVSDGYFYPKPEIAFSFK